From one Streptomyces chromofuscus genomic stretch:
- a CDS encoding helix-turn-helix domain-containing protein translates to MTTHAPAAPHQALSTPEELLTVPQVMARLQLGRSAVYDLLRSGQLASITLGRARRIPTHALTDFIRTRLEQEAAA, encoded by the coding sequence ATGACCACGCACGCGCCCGCCGCGCCCCACCAGGCGCTGAGTACGCCGGAGGAGCTGCTGACGGTTCCCCAGGTCATGGCCCGCCTCCAGCTCGGCCGCTCCGCCGTCTACGACCTGCTCCGCTCCGGCCAACTCGCCTCGATCACCCTCGGCCGCGCCCGCCGCATCCCCACCCATGCCCTCACCGACTTCATCCGCACCCGCCTCGAACAGGAAGCCGCCGCCTGA
- a CDS encoding zinc finger-like domain-containing protein: protein MVTLDLRHVASPAVRDLLHLVNHPDFDRAQQQIEHLGGCTEPVRLTGQSTTIDTTTGEVLRAYTASGEPTGSLLTACGNRRASRCPACSRVYAADTYHLIRAGLSGGKNVPDTVRTHPRVFATLTAPSFGPVHNRPTTPGGNARPCSCRKLHEPTDALLGTPLNPATYDYAGAILFNAHASALWARFTTYLRREIAARLGMTQKAARTVLRVSFAKVAEYQKRGLVHFHAVIRLDGPDGNSTPPPPYATVAMLADAIRAAALRVRVAVVSDAIGERELTWGEQLDVREIAAFGTDTELTDQAVAAYVAKYATKSADASGTLDRALFCRPCQGRGATLLPHGAALPCTACGGTGQARPLPRLAVARHVRQMIRTCWELGRLPEFADLKLWKWAHMLGFRGHFSTKSRRYSATLGALRDARRTWRTEQVHAHASLPEPDPDTTLVVGHWAYLGTGYSPGAALLAAAVWHRRELARQFAFEGGC from the coding sequence ATGGTCACCCTGGACCTGCGCCACGTGGCAAGCCCCGCCGTGCGGGACCTGCTCCACCTCGTCAACCACCCAGACTTCGACCGCGCACAGCAGCAGATCGAACACCTCGGCGGCTGCACCGAACCCGTCCGCCTGACCGGCCAGAGCACTACCATCGACACCACAACCGGCGAGGTACTGCGCGCGTACACCGCTTCCGGGGAGCCCACGGGCAGCCTGCTCACCGCATGCGGCAATCGCCGCGCCTCCCGCTGCCCGGCCTGCTCCCGCGTCTACGCCGCCGACACCTACCACCTCATCCGGGCCGGCCTGTCCGGCGGCAAGAACGTGCCCGACACTGTCCGCACCCACCCCCGCGTCTTCGCCACCCTCACCGCCCCCTCCTTCGGCCCCGTCCACAACCGCCCCACCACGCCCGGCGGGAATGCCCGGCCCTGCAGCTGCCGCAAGCTCCACGAACCCACGGACGCCCTGCTCGGCACGCCGCTGAACCCCGCAACCTACGACTACGCGGGCGCCATCCTGTTCAACGCCCACGCCTCCGCCCTGTGGGCCCGCTTCACCACCTACCTGCGCCGCGAGATCGCCGCCCGGCTCGGCATGACCCAGAAGGCCGCCCGCACGGTCCTGCGCGTGTCCTTCGCCAAGGTCGCCGAGTACCAGAAGCGCGGCCTGGTCCACTTCCACGCCGTGATCCGCCTCGACGGCCCGGACGGCAACTCCACGCCCCCGCCCCCGTATGCCACCGTCGCCATGCTCGCTGACGCCATCCGGGCCGCCGCCCTTCGTGTCCGAGTGGCCGTCGTGTCGGATGCGATCGGGGAACGCGAACTCACCTGGGGCGAACAGCTCGACGTGCGCGAGATCGCCGCCTTCGGCACCGACACCGAACTCACCGATCAAGCGGTCGCCGCCTACGTGGCCAAGTACGCCACCAAGTCCGCCGACGCCTCCGGCACCCTCGACCGCGCCCTGTTCTGCCGCCCCTGCCAGGGACGCGGCGCCACCCTCCTGCCCCACGGGGCCGCGCTCCCCTGCACCGCCTGCGGCGGCACCGGGCAGGCCCGGCCGCTGCCTCGGCTCGCCGTCGCCCGGCACGTGCGGCAGATGATCCGCACCTGCTGGGAGCTGGGCAGGCTGCCCGAGTTCGCTGATCTCAAGCTCTGGAAGTGGGCGCACATGCTCGGTTTCCGGGGCCACTTCTCCACCAAGTCCCGCCGCTACTCCGCCACCCTCGGCGCGCTGCGCGACGCCCGCCGCACCTGGCGCACCGAACAGGTCCACGCCCACGCCAGCCTGCCCGAGCCCGACCCGGACACCACCCTCGTCGTCGGCCACTGGGCCTACCTCGGCACCGGCTACAGCCCCGGCGCCGCCCTCCTGGCCGCTGCCGTCTGGCACCGCAGAGAACTGGCACGCCAGTTCGCGTTCGAAGGGGGCTGCTGA
- a CDS encoding DUF2637 domain-containing protein, translating to MAEERFTRRTVTMVMAVIAALAFVFSFGNVWALALRLGVPRPIAPLIAPMVDLSVVGLLVALRFLALRGVPKAELKAGTRLLHLCGLLTLGLNTAEPLLTGRYGRACLDTVAPLLLLGWGHVGPAFLAHFHTAAHREDTTATITPAPLAEPVPTSAPAPETAAPAPEPVPTSTPTPPPAAVPTVLKVPAPAQAVAKAPATGSRPVLPAALLSAARRIADTYHAEHGAPVTAAQLATRMGVALPVATAALAQL from the coding sequence GGCGCACCGTGACCATGGTGATGGCGGTCATCGCGGCCTTGGCCTTCGTCTTCTCCTTCGGCAACGTCTGGGCGCTCGCCCTGCGGCTCGGCGTCCCGCGCCCGATCGCGCCGCTGATCGCGCCCATGGTGGACCTGTCCGTCGTCGGCCTCCTGGTCGCGCTGCGGTTCCTGGCCCTGCGCGGCGTCCCCAAGGCGGAGCTGAAGGCCGGCACCCGGCTGTTGCACCTGTGCGGGCTGCTCACCCTCGGGCTGAACACCGCCGAGCCCCTGCTGACCGGACGCTACGGACGGGCCTGCCTGGACACCGTCGCCCCGCTCCTGCTCCTGGGCTGGGGGCACGTCGGCCCCGCCTTCCTCGCCCACTTCCACACGGCCGCACACCGGGAGGACACCACCGCAACCATCACCCCCGCACCCCTCGCTGAGCCGGTGCCCACCTCGGCGCCCGCTCCCGAAACGGCGGCACCGGCCCCTGAGCCGGTCCCCACCTCGACACCTACGCCGCCTCCGGCCGCAGTGCCTACCGTGCTCAAGGTCCCCGCCCCCGCCCAGGCCGTCGCCAAGGCGCCTGCCACCGGCTCCCGACCGGTCCTCCCCGCCGCACTGCTGAGTGCGGCCCGGCGCATCGCGGACACCTACCACGCCGAGCACGGAGCACCGGTCACCGCCGCCCAGCTCGCAACCCGCATGGGCGTCGCCCTGCCGGTGGCCACCGCCGCCCTCGCTCAGCTCTGA